In the Malania oleifera isolate guangnan ecotype guangnan chromosome 1, ASM2987363v1, whole genome shotgun sequence genome, one interval contains:
- the LOC131164556 gene encoding upstream activation factor subunit UAF30, producing MLTPRLKKAITDDPKKLANLIDLVNLPSTLREFLGQSQISRLGCFMRVWSYIKTNNLQDPNNKNMVICDEKLRSILLGKPQIELAELPELIKLHFPKRAN from the exons ATGCTTACGCCGCGGCTGAAGAAGGCCATTACAGATGATCCAAAGAAGCTGGCTAACTTGATTGACCTCGTGAATCTTCCTTCTACGCTTCGAGAGTTTCTGGGTCAGTCTCAGATTTCGCGCCTGGGCTGTTTCATGCGTGTTTGGTCCTACATCAAGACCAACAATCTCCAG GATCCAAACAACAAAAATATGGTCATCTGTGACGAGAAGTTAAGGAGTATTCTGTTGGGCAAGCCTCAGATTGAGCTAGCTGAACTTCCTGAACTGATCAAACTGCATTTTCCCAAAAGAGCAAACTAA